From one Triticum aestivum cultivar Chinese Spring chromosome 4B, IWGSC CS RefSeq v2.1, whole genome shotgun sequence genomic stretch:
- the LOC123090708 gene encoding nuclear transport factor 2 isoform X2 — translation MAASPTASASGSAAAAAAAASEANDGPTLSVVTKRLRALRKKQNRIAQMEEAVAAGKTLNQEQKEVMRSKPTLAAVIDELERLRAPLAVAVAEEVSVAPAPAPAPAPEPSGSDSSVQDLLALVYFGTLFDVKPQSDFIATMVAREHERSSCITYDCVGDDTVDLLVEGDLDVVSAVAALAAARPASAVGVSHRDALQACAHHARLWLARADEPIHPGSSVTYAAVRAKLDRIMASDYYTAAAVGGGSYGAEGVQAQESMTASPEASAVEENLAAEGHKEKEDSHATEIYNDHQSDSADVQNVFQDREAPVNPPEEYPSVQAEQEKFDMEEQDERDAEPKEQQFQHPRRSHQNQRGGGRGRRGAYPNGRGGRGGGRGMGGGYQNGRGYQGGGGGYQGGGGGYQNGRGGGGGYYNNNEEGYYQPRNFNNRGRGGRSGGGNSYYSNQGGGHAYAERVEANA, via the exons atggccgcctcccccaccgcctccgcctccggctccgcggccgcggcggcggcggccgcctccGAGGCCAACGACGGGCCCACGCTCTCCGTGGTCACCAAGCGCCTCCGCGCGCTGCGCAAGAAGCAGAACCGCATCGCGCAGATGGAGGAGGCCGTCGCCGCCGGCAAGACGCTCAACCAGGAGCAGAAGGAGGTGATGCGCTCCAAGCCCACCCTCGCCGCCGTCATCGACGAGCTCGAGCGGCTCCGcgcgccgctcgccgtcgccgtcgctgagGAGGTCTCcgtcgcccccgcccccgccccggcCCCGGCCCCGGAGCCCTCCGGCTCGGATTCCTCCGTCCAGGACCTCCTCGCGCTCGTCTACTTCGGCACCCTCTTCGACGTCAAGCCGCAGAGCGACTTCATCGCCACCATGGTCGCCCGCGAGCATGAGCGGAGCAGCTGCATCACCTACGACTGCGTCGGGGACGACACTGTGGACCTGCTCGTGGAGGGCGACCTCGACGTCGTGTCCGCTGTGGCGGCCCTTGCCGCGGCTCGCCCTGCTTCCGCGGTGGGCGTCTCCCACCGCGACGCGCTCCAGGCCTGTGCCCACCATGCCCGCTTATGGCTCGCCCGCGCCGACGAGCCGATCCACCCTGGCTCCTCTGTTACTT ATGCTGCGGTGAGGGCTAAGCTGGACAGGATCATGGCATCAGACTACTACACAGCAGCTGCAGTTGGAGGAGGGAGCTATGGAGCTGAAGGTGTGCAGGCACAGGAGAGTATGACTGCCTCACCAGAGGCATCAGCAGTGGAGGAGAACCTAGCTGCTGAAGGTCACAAG GAGAAGGAAGACTCCCATGCTACGGAAATTTACAATGATCATCAGTCTGATTCAGCGGACGTGCAAAATGTG TTTCAGGATCGTGAAGCCCCCGTGAACCCTCCCGAGGAATATCCCTCTGTTCAGGCAGAGCAGGAGAAGTTTGACATGGAAGAGCAAGATGAGAGGGATGCTGAGCCAAAAGAGCAGCAGTTCCAGCACCCTAGGCGGTCTCATCAGAACCAGCGGGGAGGTGGTCGTGGCAGGAGGGGGGCCTACCCCAATGGCCGTGGCGGGCGTGGAGGCGGCCGTGGCATGGGCGGCGGCTACCAGAATGGGCGTGGATACCAGGGTGGGGGTGGCGGATACCAGGGAGGCGGTGGCGGGTACCAgaatggccggggtggcggcggcgggtacTACAACAACAACGAAGAAGGGTACTACCAGCCGAGGAACTTCAACAACAGGGGCAGGGGCGGCCGGTCTGGCGGCGGCAACTCTTACTACAGCAACCAGGGAGGAGGCCACGCGTACGCCGAGAGGGTTGAGGCAAATGCTTAG
- the LOC123090708 gene encoding protein MLP1 homolog isoform X4, producing the protein MAASPTASASGSAAAAAAAASEANDGPTLSVVTKRLRALRKKQNRIAQMEEAVAAGKTLNQEQKEVMRSKPTLAAVIDELERLRAPLAVAVAEEVSVAPAPAPAPAPEPSGSDSSVQDLLALVYFGTLFDVKPQSDFIATMVAREHERSSCITYDCVGDDTVDLLVEGDLDVVSAVAALAAARPASAVGVSHRDALQACAHHARLWLARADEPIHPGSSVTYAAVRAKLDRIMASDYYTAAAVGGGSYGAEGVQAQESMTASPEASAVEENLAAEGHKEKEDSHATEIYNDHQSDSADVQNVDREAPVNPPEEYPSVQAEQEKFDMEEQDERDAEPKEQQFQHPRRSHQNQRGGGRGRRGAYPNGRGGRGGGRGMGGGYQNGRGYQGGGGGYQGGGGGYQNGRGGGGGYYNNNEEGYYQPRNFNNRGRGGRSGGGNSYYSNQGGGHAYAERVEANA; encoded by the exons atggccgcctcccccaccgcctccgcctccggctccgcggccgcggcggcggcggccgcctccGAGGCCAACGACGGGCCCACGCTCTCCGTGGTCACCAAGCGCCTCCGCGCGCTGCGCAAGAAGCAGAACCGCATCGCGCAGATGGAGGAGGCCGTCGCCGCCGGCAAGACGCTCAACCAGGAGCAGAAGGAGGTGATGCGCTCCAAGCCCACCCTCGCCGCCGTCATCGACGAGCTCGAGCGGCTCCGcgcgccgctcgccgtcgccgtcgctgagGAGGTCTCcgtcgcccccgcccccgccccggcCCCGGCCCCGGAGCCCTCCGGCTCGGATTCCTCCGTCCAGGACCTCCTCGCGCTCGTCTACTTCGGCACCCTCTTCGACGTCAAGCCGCAGAGCGACTTCATCGCCACCATGGTCGCCCGCGAGCATGAGCGGAGCAGCTGCATCACCTACGACTGCGTCGGGGACGACACTGTGGACCTGCTCGTGGAGGGCGACCTCGACGTCGTGTCCGCTGTGGCGGCCCTTGCCGCGGCTCGCCCTGCTTCCGCGGTGGGCGTCTCCCACCGCGACGCGCTCCAGGCCTGTGCCCACCATGCCCGCTTATGGCTCGCCCGCGCCGACGAGCCGATCCACCCTGGCTCCTCTGTTACTT ATGCTGCGGTGAGGGCTAAGCTGGACAGGATCATGGCATCAGACTACTACACAGCAGCTGCAGTTGGAGGAGGGAGCTATGGAGCTGAAGGTGTGCAGGCACAGGAGAGTATGACTGCCTCACCAGAGGCATCAGCAGTGGAGGAGAACCTAGCTGCTGAAGGTCACAAG GAGAAGGAAGACTCCCATGCTACGGAAATTTACAATGATCATCAGTCTGATTCAGCGGACGTGCAAAATGTG GATCGTGAAGCCCCCGTGAACCCTCCCGAGGAATATCCCTCTGTTCAGGCAGAGCAGGAGAAGTTTGACATGGAAGAGCAAGATGAGAGGGATGCTGAGCCAAAAGAGCAGCAGTTCCAGCACCCTAGGCGGTCTCATCAGAACCAGCGGGGAGGTGGTCGTGGCAGGAGGGGGGCCTACCCCAATGGCCGTGGCGGGCGTGGAGGCGGCCGTGGCATGGGCGGCGGCTACCAGAATGGGCGTGGATACCAGGGTGGGGGTGGCGGATACCAGGGAGGCGGTGGCGGGTACCAgaatggccggggtggcggcggcgggtacTACAACAACAACGAAGAAGGGTACTACCAGCCGAGGAACTTCAACAACAGGGGCAGGGGCGGCCGGTCTGGCGGCGGCAACTCTTACTACAGCAACCAGGGAGGAGGCCACGCGTACGCCGAGAGGGTTGAGGCAAATGCTTAG
- the LOC123090708 gene encoding nuclear transport factor 2 isoform X1: MAASPTASASGSAAAAAAAASEANDGPTLSVVTKRLRALRKKQNRIAQMEEAVAAGKTLNQEQKEVMRSKPTLAAVIDELERLRAPLAVAVAEEVSVAPAPAPAPAPEPSGSDSSVQDLLALVYFGTLFDVKPQSDFIATMVAREHERSSCITYDCVGDDTVDLLVEGDLDVVSAVAALAAARPASAVGVSHRDALQACAHHARLWLARADEPIHPGSSVTYAAVRAKLDRIMASDYYTAAAVGGGSYGAEGVQAQESMTASPEASAVEENLAAEGHKEEKEDSHATEIYNDHQSDSADVQNVFQDREAPVNPPEEYPSVQAEQEKFDMEEQDERDAEPKEQQFQHPRRSHQNQRGGGRGRRGAYPNGRGGRGGGRGMGGGYQNGRGYQGGGGGYQGGGGGYQNGRGGGGGYYNNNEEGYYQPRNFNNRGRGGRSGGGNSYYSNQGGGHAYAERVEANA; encoded by the exons atggccgcctcccccaccgcctccgcctccggctccgcggccgcggcggcggcggccgcctccGAGGCCAACGACGGGCCCACGCTCTCCGTGGTCACCAAGCGCCTCCGCGCGCTGCGCAAGAAGCAGAACCGCATCGCGCAGATGGAGGAGGCCGTCGCCGCCGGCAAGACGCTCAACCAGGAGCAGAAGGAGGTGATGCGCTCCAAGCCCACCCTCGCCGCCGTCATCGACGAGCTCGAGCGGCTCCGcgcgccgctcgccgtcgccgtcgctgagGAGGTCTCcgtcgcccccgcccccgccccggcCCCGGCCCCGGAGCCCTCCGGCTCGGATTCCTCCGTCCAGGACCTCCTCGCGCTCGTCTACTTCGGCACCCTCTTCGACGTCAAGCCGCAGAGCGACTTCATCGCCACCATGGTCGCCCGCGAGCATGAGCGGAGCAGCTGCATCACCTACGACTGCGTCGGGGACGACACTGTGGACCTGCTCGTGGAGGGCGACCTCGACGTCGTGTCCGCTGTGGCGGCCCTTGCCGCGGCTCGCCCTGCTTCCGCGGTGGGCGTCTCCCACCGCGACGCGCTCCAGGCCTGTGCCCACCATGCCCGCTTATGGCTCGCCCGCGCCGACGAGCCGATCCACCCTGGCTCCTCTGTTACTT ATGCTGCGGTGAGGGCTAAGCTGGACAGGATCATGGCATCAGACTACTACACAGCAGCTGCAGTTGGAGGAGGGAGCTATGGAGCTGAAGGTGTGCAGGCACAGGAGAGTATGACTGCCTCACCAGAGGCATCAGCAGTGGAGGAGAACCTAGCTGCTGAAGGTCACAAG GAGGAGAAGGAAGACTCCCATGCTACGGAAATTTACAATGATCATCAGTCTGATTCAGCGGACGTGCAAAATGTG TTTCAGGATCGTGAAGCCCCCGTGAACCCTCCCGAGGAATATCCCTCTGTTCAGGCAGAGCAGGAGAAGTTTGACATGGAAGAGCAAGATGAGAGGGATGCTGAGCCAAAAGAGCAGCAGTTCCAGCACCCTAGGCGGTCTCATCAGAACCAGCGGGGAGGTGGTCGTGGCAGGAGGGGGGCCTACCCCAATGGCCGTGGCGGGCGTGGAGGCGGCCGTGGCATGGGCGGCGGCTACCAGAATGGGCGTGGATACCAGGGTGGGGGTGGCGGATACCAGGGAGGCGGTGGCGGGTACCAgaatggccggggtggcggcggcgggtacTACAACAACAACGAAGAAGGGTACTACCAGCCGAGGAACTTCAACAACAGGGGCAGGGGCGGCCGGTCTGGCGGCGGCAACTCTTACTACAGCAACCAGGGAGGAGGCCACGCGTACGCCGAGAGGGTTGAGGCAAATGCTTAG
- the LOC123090708 gene encoding protein MLP1 homolog isoform X3: MAASPTASASGSAAAAAAAASEANDGPTLSVVTKRLRALRKKQNRIAQMEEAVAAGKTLNQEQKEVMRSKPTLAAVIDELERLRAPLAVAVAEEVSVAPAPAPAPAPEPSGSDSSVQDLLALVYFGTLFDVKPQSDFIATMVAREHERSSCITYDCVGDDTVDLLVEGDLDVVSAVAALAAARPASAVGVSHRDALQACAHHARLWLARADEPIHPGSSVTYAAVRAKLDRIMASDYYTAAAVGGGSYGAEGVQAQESMTASPEASAVEENLAAEGHKEEKEDSHATEIYNDHQSDSADVQNVDREAPVNPPEEYPSVQAEQEKFDMEEQDERDAEPKEQQFQHPRRSHQNQRGGGRGRRGAYPNGRGGRGGGRGMGGGYQNGRGYQGGGGGYQGGGGGYQNGRGGGGGYYNNNEEGYYQPRNFNNRGRGGRSGGGNSYYSNQGGGHAYAERVEANA, translated from the exons atggccgcctcccccaccgcctccgcctccggctccgcggccgcggcggcggcggccgcctccGAGGCCAACGACGGGCCCACGCTCTCCGTGGTCACCAAGCGCCTCCGCGCGCTGCGCAAGAAGCAGAACCGCATCGCGCAGATGGAGGAGGCCGTCGCCGCCGGCAAGACGCTCAACCAGGAGCAGAAGGAGGTGATGCGCTCCAAGCCCACCCTCGCCGCCGTCATCGACGAGCTCGAGCGGCTCCGcgcgccgctcgccgtcgccgtcgctgagGAGGTCTCcgtcgcccccgcccccgccccggcCCCGGCCCCGGAGCCCTCCGGCTCGGATTCCTCCGTCCAGGACCTCCTCGCGCTCGTCTACTTCGGCACCCTCTTCGACGTCAAGCCGCAGAGCGACTTCATCGCCACCATGGTCGCCCGCGAGCATGAGCGGAGCAGCTGCATCACCTACGACTGCGTCGGGGACGACACTGTGGACCTGCTCGTGGAGGGCGACCTCGACGTCGTGTCCGCTGTGGCGGCCCTTGCCGCGGCTCGCCCTGCTTCCGCGGTGGGCGTCTCCCACCGCGACGCGCTCCAGGCCTGTGCCCACCATGCCCGCTTATGGCTCGCCCGCGCCGACGAGCCGATCCACCCTGGCTCCTCTGTTACTT ATGCTGCGGTGAGGGCTAAGCTGGACAGGATCATGGCATCAGACTACTACACAGCAGCTGCAGTTGGAGGAGGGAGCTATGGAGCTGAAGGTGTGCAGGCACAGGAGAGTATGACTGCCTCACCAGAGGCATCAGCAGTGGAGGAGAACCTAGCTGCTGAAGGTCACAAG GAGGAGAAGGAAGACTCCCATGCTACGGAAATTTACAATGATCATCAGTCTGATTCAGCGGACGTGCAAAATGTG GATCGTGAAGCCCCCGTGAACCCTCCCGAGGAATATCCCTCTGTTCAGGCAGAGCAGGAGAAGTTTGACATGGAAGAGCAAGATGAGAGGGATGCTGAGCCAAAAGAGCAGCAGTTCCAGCACCCTAGGCGGTCTCATCAGAACCAGCGGGGAGGTGGTCGTGGCAGGAGGGGGGCCTACCCCAATGGCCGTGGCGGGCGTGGAGGCGGCCGTGGCATGGGCGGCGGCTACCAGAATGGGCGTGGATACCAGGGTGGGGGTGGCGGATACCAGGGAGGCGGTGGCGGGTACCAgaatggccggggtggcggcggcgggtacTACAACAACAACGAAGAAGGGTACTACCAGCCGAGGAACTTCAACAACAGGGGCAGGGGCGGCCGGTCTGGCGGCGGCAACTCTTACTACAGCAACCAGGGAGGAGGCCACGCGTACGCCGAGAGGGTTGAGGCAAATGCTTAG